CTAAATGCTGTAGCAATTCTCTATCTCGCGTGGAACATCCGTTTCGTGCTCGTTGCAGCCAATCTGCCAGCCTTTCGGCTGATCTGTGCAGCCGGCAAACACAGCCTACCTGTTTTCTCCCTCGGAGTACTCCTCGTCTGGGTTGCGAAGATGCTGCTGAGCACGACTGCGAACACTCCACTATCGATCCAGATAGCCATGCTCGTGATAGGTTGTCTCCTCCAGTTGACGACCGCCCGGTGCCTTGAGGAGCGCCAGCGGAAAATTATCCAACAAAAGGATGTGACGGCGACGATGTCCCTGCAACGAGGCATAACCGGCGGCAGCGCGAATAATGGGGCTTGGTGCGAGAACGTCGATCCAAGCGATTTGGCGTCACGGACTCGGTTACCGAAAGCAAGTGCCATTACGCGCTGTTGAATAGAGGCTTATTGTTTTTCCATTAGAATCTGCCGCGCATGCATCAAGTATGAGCGCTCCATATGACCTGCGCGCGATCCTACGCCACAGCGATTGTCGAGGAGCGGCGAACCTGTCCGGATATTTCCACCCGAGCCCACGCAGACAACGGCGACGTAGTCAGAAAAATACAAGGCAACGGCTGGAAAGGGTCGATCAGGCGCCCGCCGCTACTGGTTAGAAGTCCGTGCGCCGAACCTGAGGGAGAAAGGTTGACATAGCCTGACCGAGCCGGAAGCCAAGACTACCAAGAACTTCGGCGCTGCAATGTTTTAGCTTGCTCCATAAATATGAACCTCGATGCTTGCAGTCGACCGGTACTCGCATTGGGCCTACCGAAGGTCATCGTCCAGATGTTCCAGCACGCCCTTTATTTTGAAGTGAGCATATAAGTTGGGCTCGCGGTCGAGTAGATCTCGCCAGTCATGTTCGGATATAAGCCCGAGGCGGAACTCCCGAAGAAGGAACTGTTGCTCTGCGGTCAGTTGCGGCAATTCGTCTGGCTCGGACCAACCGAACATGACGTAGTCGACCACTTTTCGCAGTATGTGCCGCATTGCTCCACTATGCCGAGTGCAAGCACTTGATGCAAGACGATTACGGCAAACAGCCGCGAGGATTGAGGAGAGTCCGACCGGCCAAATCGGGCTCGACAATCGCCTTGACCGCCGAGCGCATTGTGGCGGTTCTTCCGCGGCTGAAAGGCTCGGTAATCCGGTGCACTTGGCTTCCCCCCCTGTGAACGAGGAATTTTACACCTCAACAACCTAATCGAGCTCTGATCCAATCTCTTCACGCATTCCAGTGGGCGCGCGCAAGATCATGCCGTTCATCCGCGCCGTCTTGATAACGATCATTGTAGCCGCGATAGCTCAGTACTCGCCGCCGCGGTGGCGATCAAAATCGCCCTCACCTACTTCAACGGAGACGTCGACGCTGCCACGCCATGGATGCAGTTCAGGGCGGTCACTTCATTCATCAGTGGTGCGGCGGGCTATTTCGCGTTGCGTATGGGCATTTCCATGGCCCCGGAGAGGGAGACTTGTCATGTCAACGATTTTTAGGTTTCATTGCCCCAAAGGACAAGGATTGAAGAAATGAGAAGTCGCAGATTCAAGGTTGAATTCCCGCCGATCATACTCGGGCGCCAGAAGGGCGCACCGACATTGATCGGAGTTGGAAATGCATCACAAGCGACGGAAACCAAAGCACGCGCGATCGGGCTGCCTTCTGTGCAAGCCGCATAAAGCGAATGGCGCCTGTGCGAGACATCACAACATGAAGCTCGGCAACCTTCGGCGTTATCAGGCTGGTACACATCGGCTTCGTTGCGAGGGTCTTCGCTAGACCATCCCCAAGAACCCGAGGCTACCCTCTCGGGTTTTGCTTTCCAGTCCTGAAAAGAAGAGCCCCTGCCGTCCAACGGCAGAAGCTCAGGTGGTATGCAAGATCGCCTCGGCAACATTCGCGGCCGGCTAGCTGTGAGAGACGATCCGCCGGAGAGAATAGGTGTGTATTAACCTGAAGCAAGGCAGCCCAAAGGGTGATGCCCGGGAGGCGTAAACGCATACGTTTCAGGAAGTTGAGAGGACATACTCCCAGCTGAATGGATCGTTCTAGTTGGACATATCCATTGCGCGATGCGCAGCAACCACACCAGTGTTGGCTATTCGGAGCGGCTTCCCTACGATGCCAAGGAACTTGGCGATGTCGGTCGTTAGATGACGCGAGACATAGATGACGTCGCGGTTGTTCACCGGGAACGTCTGCCCAGCGAGGAGGCTATCTGGGCGGCTCATGTCGAAGCGATAGACGAGGGGCACTCGCCCATACCTATCCGGGCGCATCCCCTTTTGAAGCATTGCGTCGTACCGCGCCCTGCCCAATAGACTTGCCGCGATCTCGGCCTCCTCATAGCGGAAAACGAAGAACCCCTCGGCGTCTGTCGCGAAATCCTTGGCGCCGCCGTTCATCCCCACCGCCTCTATCAAGCTGAGATCGCGGGAGCCGAAGGGCTGTCGGCTGTTTGCTTTGACCGCTCCGAGAACGGTGAACTGCCTGGGGTCATTGACAAGCGTTATCTCGTCACCGGGCCGAACCCAGATATTTTCAGCTGGATTGTTGATGAGAGTACTCATCAAAATGGTACCAGATTTGTTCCCGCGGGTGACGGTGACAAAGGTGTCATAGGTTTCGCCCCGCACCCCGCCGGCCTTCGTGATCACATCAGTGAGTTGCTCACCGGACAGGTTCAGCGGGACGACAGCCGCGATGTTGACGGCACCCGTGACCGTTACATTCCGAGACGCGGTGTCCAGCGAAGTGACGATGACGTCGGGCTCAACAGCTTTGCCCTTCAGCGCCTCGCCAATGCCCTGCCTCGCCATCTCAAGGGTGAGACCTGCAAGCCTCACTTCGCCGACATATGGAATGGCACCCTTTCCGTTCGGCTGGACCACGACCTCCAGGTTGGATACCTTAGATTTCGAGGTGGAGAAAAGTCCATCGGTCCCAGCTTCGAATATAGAGATTAAGAGGCGATCGCCTATTCCGATTGTCGCACGCGCTGGACGACCACCGAATCCGAGGCGCTTGGAGAGCGTTGATTTTGAATACGAGGAAATCGTGGCTGCGGATCGGCTATCCACGTCTACGACCTCATAGACCGTAGCGCTCTCGCGGCGCAATTCCTGCGGCGATTTACCTGCGTCGGAGAGAATATCGCCGGTTAGCGGCCCCTCTCCTGGAACTGCCGACTGACAAGATGCCAGTGCAGAAACGAGAAACAGGACACCAATGCGCTTCAAGCGTTCTCTCCTTCGGAGGCTGATGAGGAAGGCTATTCGCGAGTCTTAGGACCCAAGAAGCCCCCAGTCTGAGCGTTCGATTTCACAGACGCCGCAGCAATTTCACGCCTTTGCCGCCGTGGCAAGAGGCCAACAGAGCGATCAGATCGTAGATGACATAACGAAATCAGGGGTGTTGCGAGCGAGCATCCCCAGTTGCTATTGATGGCCGAGCTCAATCCTTCCAGAAGAGCGGGGTCAGGATGACCAGCACCGTCAGGATTTCGAGACGGCCAAGCAGCATCATGACCGACAGCAGATAAAGGGCGGGATCTGACAAGGTCGAGAAGTTGCCGGCCGGCCCGATGATCGGCCCGAGCCCAGCGCCGACATTGGAGAGCGCCGTAGCAACGGCGGAGGCCCCTGTGACGAGATCATAGCCCATGGCGCCCATCGCCAGGCTGCCGAACGCCCAGATGAACATGTATGCCGTGAAGAACATGAACACCGTGCGCTGGACATCGATATCGACGAGGCCCTTGCCGTAACGCACCGTATGCACCGCATTCGGGTAGATCAGCTTGAAGAGTCCTGCCCGAATGGAATTGAAGATGATGATGAACCGGTAGGCCTTCATGCCGCCGGCTGTCGAGCCGGAACAGCCGCCCATGAAGGTGGCGGCAAAGGCGAGCGCGACAATGAACTCCCCCCACAGCATGTAGTCATCGCTGGCAAAGCCGGTCGTCGAGAGGATCGACGAGACCGTGAAGAACCCATGCGCAAGCGCATCGTTTGCGGCAACGCCGTTGGCAACCCGCTGATAAAGGCTGGCGGCAAGCGCAAGCACGGTCAGATAGGACAGGAAAACGATGATCTGCGGATCCTTCAGCGTGTCGAGGCGACCACGCACGATGAAGAGAATGAGTACCGAAAACGGCAGGCTGCTCAAGGTCATGAAGAACGTGGCGACCCAGAGGATCGGTAGGCTTTTGAAATACCCGAGCGAGGCGTCATGCGTGGAGAAACCTCCGGTCGCAATCGTCGACATCGCATGGTTCAGCGCGTCGAAGCGGCTCATGCCGAGATAGGAGTAGATGATCGTACAGGCGACCGTCAGCACCACGTAGATGAGAATGAACGCGCGCGTGAAGGTGACGATCCTGGCGAAAGGCTTCTCGGTCGTATCCGAGGATTCCATCTTGAAGAAGGACATGCCGCCGACACGCAAATAGGGCATGACGAAGAGACCGAGCGCCACGATCCCGATGCCGCCGAGCCAATGCAATAGCGAACGCCATAGAAGAATGCCCGGCGGGGCGAAGTCGAGACCGGTGATGACAGTCGAACCGGTCGTGGTGATGCCGGAGACGGATTCGAAGAGGGCCTTTGCGAAATCAAGCTTGAGCGACGACAGCCAGAAAGGCACCGCTCCAACCAGCGAGATGACGAGCCAGAGAAGGTTGACGACGAGGAAGCCCATCTTGCGACTGAAGGGCGGCGGGCCACCCTGGGTCGCCGCCATCGTCAGGAGCGAGATGCCCCCGGTGATGAAGGCCGACACCGCAAAGATCCGCCAGTCCGGATGCCCGTAAAACAGGTCGACCGCCGCAGGAAGAAGCATCGCCAACGACAGGTAGAAGGCTGCCTTGGCGGCGATGTTGATCGCGGACTGGTAGAGCGGTGCATGCAAGGGTCGATGGCCTCAGCGCGGTTGCCCGAAAGCCCGAATCGGCTGTTGGGATAGGCGGCCATTCAATCTGAAAGACGCGCGATTCGCACCCGCTGCGGCTGGCAGCCTCGTCGGGCCGAGACCAAGAACCAGTTTTCGATCTTGTAATCCCGTCGTTTCATCGCTGTCGTTGGGGCGCGCGAATGCGCGAATAGGTCAATGCACTGCACTTTCCACAGCCGTTCTGCGGCATTTTGCCCAATCAATTCTAACTCACGAAAAGATCAGGGCTTTCGGGCGCGACAAGTCATCACCTTGACTTATTTCTGCGTGTAAAGCCTGCTTCATCCATTCCACATACAACCTTTGAGCTAGACCGATGACCCCCGCCCGCTTCACCCAATGCCTTCTCGTTCTTCGCTGGACGCCGATCAATCTGGCGAGCGCCCTGCATTGCAACCTGGCATGGATCGAGGCGATGGAGACTGGCGAGGAGAAGGTGCCGGAGGAACTCGCGACATGGCTCGAGACGCTGGCGCGGACCCACGAGGAACTCGGCATCCCCGTCACCTATCGCGGCAAGGGCCTGGAGCCCGCGCCAAGCAGAACGGCGCGGCGTTGAGGAATGCAGCCCGAAGCTGATCTGGCCGCGGGCAGCGCCTCGCGCCAGGAGGTTCAGTTGCCCTCCGGCGCGATCGCCAATGCACCGGCAGGGCTAAGCGTGCCGCAGCGCCACAGCCGATAGGACTGCTGCGTATCCCAGTCGTAATAGTAGGCCGCATCCAACCGTTTCGCCTTGGCGAACTCGGAAAAGACGGTTCGCATGGCGGTCATCGCTCCCTCGCGCTGCCGATCGTCAACGGGGCAGCTACGCGCTGTGTTGGCAATCCCCCACTCCGTCACCCAGCATGGCCGACCGCTCGCCGAAGGCTTGCAAAAATCGAGGAGCCTCGTGACGATGGGCTTAATTGCTTCCGGATCTTTGCGGGCGGGATAGATGTGGATGCCGTAGGCATCGACAAGCTCGTCCATTCCTCGGGCGCGCAGAAGCGCTATAACCTCAGCCGGATCGAGCCGTTCCATGCCTTGCCTGTCCGCCTCCTTGGCACCCATGTCGGAGAGCCCGGCGGAGACGATGGCGGCGCTACTGCTGCTCGCACTTTTGCGCATTTCGTCACGGGTGATCTTGAGCGCCTTGATGTAGCGATCCAGGCCCTCTTCGAATGCGGCACGATCTTTGAGATCGGCAACGGTTCGCGGCGTCTGCAGGCCGGGCTTCCGATAGACCGCAAGGTCGCCATTGTAACCGGCAAGGTTGATCTCGTTTCCAGGCTCGACCGCATCGAGACGAACACCAAGGGCATCCAACCGCGCGAGCGCATCGCGAAGGCCCAGGCGATATCGGTCGAGATCCAGATCCGACAGGCGATTGATATCCCAGATGCGCTCCTGGCCGCTCCTGGGCCGTACCGCATCGCCGTAGTAGCTTTTGTTCGAAAGCTGGATTTCGAGCAGGATGTGCAATCCCAACCGGCTCGCGATGCCGACCGCCTCGATGCTCTTGTCGACCGGCCGCGACAGAGAAAGGCGCACGTGCGTGACGCCACTATCAGCGATCTCCTTCAGCACCCGCTCCTGGTCGGCACGGTCGAGCCAGGCGAGATTGAGCCGATTGACCCCATAGCGCGCCGCAGCGCCGTCCTCGGCCAACACTGGCGGGGCACAGGCGATCACCACCAGGGAAAGCCAGGCGGCAAGGAGCTGCGCCCTTGGCGCTGCTCTCGTCATATGGCGATTAAATGCCAACCTGTTTGAGCGCACTTTGGAAGTTCGCCTCGCAGGCCGAATACCGCTCGGTGACAGCCTGCACATCGATCTTGGACAGGAAGTTGGCAAGGTGGGCGCGCTTATCGCCTTCGCGGTTCCACACGCCAGCCTCGATATAGGGAAAGCCGATGAATTCGAGCATCTCGCGCATGCGGTCGTCGACGGCGATCATCAGCGACGGCGTACCCGCCTGCATGCCGATGACGCAACCGTGGAAGCGCCGCCCGATGCAGAGGTCCCTCGACGACGACCAAGCGCGCCACTGGTTGGTGTCGAAGAACACCATGAGCTCGTTCTCTCGCTGCCATTTCTCCTGGTGCTTGTACTCGGTCTTGCCGGTGATGCGTCCGCTCGATCGGTCGTAGACCGGGGCGTTGTCGTCGACGGGAAGCGTAAGGTTGTAGGCGACGATCTCGTCCTGGATGACGTAGCTTGCGACGCTATCGGGCTTCAGCAGCGCGTGGGCATCGACGATCGTGTCGGCCACGCTGCCGAGATAACCGCCGAGAGCAAGCTTCTGCGCCGATGCGAGATCCGCATTGGCAAGCGACGTCAGCGAGCGTCGCATCTCGTTCGGTGCGAAGAAGAGCGACGGGCAGCCGGTCGGCTTGACGAACTTCATGCCCTCGGCCCTCAGGAACTCCGCGGTGAAATAGCCGCGGGTCAGGAAGAAGCTCTCTTTCTGCTTCAACACCTCGAGGAACCGCAAAGTACCGGCCGGCAGGTTCTCCTTGAGCCCTTCACGTTTCTGGATGCCGATACCCATCACCAGCACCGGCATTTTCAGTTTCTCGAAGACATCGGCCTCGAGATCGGCCGAATAGCCCGGGCGCAGCAGGTTCGCCGAGGCGAACACGCACATGTCGAATTCCTTGTTCAGGGCTTCGTAGACGTCGTTGGCTCCACGGCTGTTGACCAGGTGCCAGAACGGTACATAGGTCACGTCATGGCCGCGCAGGGCGTAGGCTGCGCCCTCGCCGATCAGGTAGTTGCCGGTGTTGGCGATCTTTTTGACCTGATCAACCAGTTCCTTCTTGCTTCGGATATCGTCGAAGTAGGGCTTGTGATGGACCGTCGCACCGGAAACGCGCGCGACGGTACGCTGGAGATAAGAAGGAATTCCGGTGAGCAGGATACGCATCGATACACCTGATTTGTGGGCTGGCCGACATTGTTGACGAAGGACGAGAGCGGCATGAGGAGACGTATGTGCAGTCTTCCCCATCCCGCCCGAAATTTATGAAACCGGTCGCATGCATGCCCCGGGTCGAACGTACCCGAGGCATGCATGCGATTTACTGGCCGATGCCGATCTCGCGCAGCACCGTTCGGAAATTGCGTTCGCGGTCGGAGTAGCGGTCAACCAGTTCGGACGCGTTCAGGCCGGCCAGATGCTCGGCAACGAATTGCGCGCGGTTCTCCGCCTTTTCGAGATCCTGGACGTCGACGGCCGGCAGGCCGGTAAAGCCCAGCATTTCGCGCATGCGATCGTCGACCGCCACCATCAGGCTCGGCACACCAGCCTGCATGGCGATGATCGAACCGTGGAACCGCCGGCCGAAGTTGAAGTCCATGTGCGAGGCCCAGGCGCGCCACTGGTTGGTATCGAAGAAGGTGCGCACATCGAACGGCACCTTCTGTCGGTCTGCGCCCGGGAAAGTCAGATCGCCGAGCATTTTGCCAGAGCAGGAGTCGAAGACCCTGCCGTCGGCATCCGGCTCGACTTTCATGTCGAAATGCAGGAACTCGTCCTGAATGACATATTGCGGCTTCGCGCCTTCGGGGTTCAACGCAAGAGCATCAACGATGCAGTCGTGATTGGCGCCGAGATAGCCCGAGAAGATCGTCTTTGCCTGGCCGATCTTGACGTTAGGGAGCTTGCGCATCGACGCACGCATGTTGTTCGGCGCGAAGTAGACCGATGGGCAACCGGTCGGTCGTACAAACTTGAAGCCCTGGTCCTTCAGATAGCCGGCCGTCTCATAACCGCGGGTCAGGAAATAATGTTCGCGGTCCTTGAGCACATCGAGCAGCCGCTTCGTTCCCTCCGGCAGGCCGGTTTCCAGATCCTTGCGGTTCTGGTGGCCGATGCCGAGCATCACGATCGGCATGTTGAGCTTGCTCAGGACATCAGCCTCCGCATCCGCAGAGAGTCCCTTGCGCAGGAGGTTCGCGCAGGTGAAGACGCAGATATCGAAGTTGTTGTTGAACTCTTCGAAACCGGTGCCGTTCTTGTGGCAATTGTAGAGGTGCCAGAACGGAATCTGCTTGGCATGGGGGGCAATGGCGCGCAGCGCCCCCTCACCGATCAGATAGTTTCCGGTATTGCTGATATTGCGAAGCTCCTGAAGAAACTCGTCCTTCGATTCGGGCTGCTTTTGCCGTTCCGAATAGGAAACCGACAGGCCATTCGCGCCATTGGCGAGGCGCGTGTAATGACCAGGAATTCCCGTCAGGAGGATTCTTGGACGCATGCGTATGTCCCTTCTAGTTGAAAAGTCGCCCGGCGCGCTCAAACTGCTGCTGCAACGCCGGTATTGGATGCTTCACGCGCACGAATGACCTTGGCGCGCGAAAGAGATGAGTTGCTCACGGAGGTGTCGCACCAACCAAGGAACTCCGCGAAAGAGTTGGGCCAGGCGCGGCGCGCCGCAGTCCTGAGGCAGCCTTCCATGATGGGAGCGAGCAGGTTCCGGTCACGAGCAACCTCGGCGATCGCCTTGACCATATCCCGCACGACTTGAGGGTCGGATGGCGCGCAGATCAGGATTCCGTCTTCGCGATCAACGATAAGCTCGTCGACTGCCCCGACTGCCGTCGCAATAGGGACACAGCCAAGCTGCTGCGCTTCCGCGATCATCAACGGCGCACCTTCCCAGCGTGACGGCATGACCAACACGTCGGCCCAGCCGAGCGCCTTGATCAGATCCCGGCTGGCAAAGACAGGCGGACGCACGTCCACACCAAGCTCCTTGAGCCGATCCGTCCAGGAGAAGCTGGCGTCGGCCAGGATCTCGCCACCAATCGCCCGGGCGTCAAACGGCACATGCGCCGCGCGCAGTTCCGAGATCGTCGCGGCGAGCCGGTCAATGCCCTTCTGCTGGTCGAGGCGGCCCATGTAGAGGATCCTCAACCGATCGTCCTTGCGCTCGATCCGCCGCACCTGGAGCACTTCCGCAAGCACCTTGGGCGGCACGGAGAAACTCGCACCGTTCGGAACCGCGAAGATTTTCTCAAGCGGCACGCCGAAGCTGTGCAGATAGAACTTGAGCTGCTCGGAGCAGGTCAGGAAGGCATCGTAGCAATGCTCATGCGCAATCGCGGCGAAAGGCTGGCCGGCCGGGCGCTTGAACGGCGTGTTGTCAACGACGTGCAGATAGCAGGCCGTGCGCGTCCCTTCGGAACGCAGGCGCGCGATCAGCGGGTGCATCGCCATGACGTGGTTGTTGATGACGAGATCGAAGCCCGAAAGCTGGCCCTTCAACGCGCCCCAGTCGACCTCGTGATGTTCGGCAATGAAGTCCTGTCCGAGGAACGAGCCGGAGCCGCCCCAGGCAGGAATACCCTGATCCCAGAAATGAACGTAGTCGAAGCTCGCATCGAATTCGTCGATCACATCCATCCGGCTGGTGCCGAGCGCGAACAGGTGCGTCTCATAGCCGGCGGCGCGCAGTTCGCGGGACGCGGCATAGATAACTTTTTCCGCGCCGCCGAAGGAGGCATTCGGCACCAGTAGTGCTGCCGTCTTCTTTCCGGCCTCGCTGTGCCCGAGAGGCAGTACAGGCGAGCCACCGATTTCGGTGCGCAAGGCTTTATGCAGATCGGAATAGGGCATCAGCCGTGGCGGGCGCCAGGTCCAGCGGCGACCGGCGGTTCGGCGCAGCGGGCTCGTGGCGATCGCGTTGACGCAGTTGATCATGACCTGCTGCGGTGTGATGAGTGTCCGGCGCGGCAGGGCTCTTGGGAACGGGAACCGCACATTGAGGACCGCCGACGTCGGCCAGACCTGCTGGCTGCCGATCGAGGCGAACCAGTCGAGCGCGTTGTTGCGAATGACGTCGCGCAAAAGCGCCGTCGATATGAAGATGAGGTCCGGCTGTCCGACGTGCTCGGCCCCAGCATCGAGGAACGTCGGCTCGATCTTGCGCTGCGTGGCGTCGTTGCCGAGGTGGACGAATACGACGTTGGCCTTTTCGCTCAATCGCTCAAGATGGCAAAGCACGTTCGGCAGCATGCGCGAGCGCAAGAGCAGGTCGATTGTCGCCCCGCTTCCTGCCATCACGAACGGCGGGAAGTGCACATTGTCCGGCTCGCCGGCATTTGCCCAGAAGGCTGGAATGATGTCGTCGAGGCGCAGCCGCTTCGGTTGCTTGGTCGGGTCTGTGAAGAACGAGATCGCCGCGTCTTCGGTACGAGCGAAGAGATAGCGCGGGCATTCCTCGTGTTCGAAGTCGACGAGCATCGGTCGCTGGAAAAGAGCCCGGTGACGCTTCCTGAGGAAGCTTACGGATGTCGCGCGGTCGCGGTTTGCTTCCTTGAACCGGCTTTCCGCCCGAAGGCGGTATTCGAACGTCGTCTCGTGGCAAGGCGTGCCGACGAAGCCATGTTCGACGCAGGAAAGCCAGAATTCCCAGTCCTCGAAACCGTTCTGCCGGTCGTCGTTGAAACGAATGCCCTCCCGGAAGACGTCGATCGAGATCATCGAGCCGGTATCGCAGATGTTGTCGGTAATGCAGTGAACCAACCTGGAATAGTGGTTTCCGTAGTGCGCCCGCCAGCTCACGGAGAAGGTGTCGATATTGGTGTAGACCCAGCCCGCGCCGCTCTCACGCAACTGCCGGTAAAGGGTCTCGATGGTGCCCGGCAGAACGCGATTGTCGGCGTCGAGAAAATAGACGGCCTTCGCTTCGGCCAGGTTTTCGAGCACGTAGTCGATGGCGCGGTTGCGTGCGCCACCAGGCCCCGCATTGCGACCGAAGACCACATGAATGTCGGGATGGGCCGCAGAAAACAACAGTAGCTGATCGAAGGTTTCGTGCCGCGGATCGCCGTCGACGGAGACGACAATGGCGATCCGGCAATCTGAAAGCGTCGAGGCCAATGCGGACTCGATTGCTTCGAGCGCCAGCGCCGCGTGCCCATAGAGCGGCATGGTTATCGCAATGAGGTCGTGTGGATCGCTGCTACTTGACATGAGACGCCCCCCCCGACTGCTTCACCATCCGGAAGCCCGACACCTTGAGCCAGGAAAAATCGACCGAGTCGGTCACGGCCCGGCTGAGGATCATCAGATCCATGGGCTGACGTACCGGCTCGTCCAATTGGAAGTTGATGTTGATCGGTTGCTGGTTCGTGACCTCGCGCCAGCCGCTGAAGAAGGCCGAAGGCTTCACCGAGCCCTTGCGGGCAAGTTCGGCGACCTCCGAGCGTGGGTTCGAATTCGCGGGCGCAAGCAGGAAGCTGACGGCGGCCGGCGCCCCCTTTGGGTGATCGACGATAGCGCTTGCGGAAAACGATATGGTCCCCGGCTCGACCGCACGGCCGACGGCGCCGGCCGAGACACCGCTCGGTAGCGGATGGCAGACGACGGCGTGTTCGTGCTCCAGGAAGCGTACCGTCTGAAACTCTGGAACGACCGGCGTGACGGAGACGTCAACGATTTGGCTGAGCAGATCCACCGACAGCCGGTAATCCTCGATGAAGTGGCCGTCGAGCAGTGCCGTCGGCGCGATCATGTTGGGCATGCGTGTCGGCTTGACGCCGGGAAGGCCCGTATAGATGCGGAACGCGAGTGGACGCAGATCGAGATCGGCATGACGGGTTTCTGAGCGTGCCGTGTAGTGCTCGCTGGCAATGGGGTAGCCGAGCGAAAGTCCGATAGTTTCCGAGCCCGTCGTGGACACTCTCACCCGCAAGGTTCTCGCGCCGCCCCCACAGGTGCGCGGCAATGCAAAGAAGTTCCAGGTCGGGACCAGTTGCGAAAACGGCACGGCCCATTCGGCCACGCCTTCACCGCTTTCGACATAACTCAGGACGACGACCAGTTCGCCACCATCTCGCGGCACGGAATTGAAATGGAGCGCGATGCCTGCCACTCCGTGGCTGGAAACCGGCAGGAGTTGTTCGACGAAGGCATTGGCGATCAGGTGGCCGACTCCTTCGTCCTTTGGGTCGACATAGGGGTCGTGCGCAAAGACTTCGGTGACCGGCTCCCAGTTGCGTGCCTGAAATGCGTCTTCGAGCGCACGGTAGTTTTCGAGCAGCGTTTCACGCTCCCGGCGCAGCAGCGCAAGCTCAGAGGTGATTGCGCTTGAGAACCGCGCAAGGCGGCCGACACCGCCATCCACGAGCGCTTGAATGAGCGCTGCACTTTCTGTCGCAGTATGGACGCTCAAGCGCTTGACCGGAAAATCCGGCACGGTGCCAAGCGCACGCAAGGACACGAGCTGCTCTGCAAGGTCCTCCTCTCCTTCTTTCGAGAAGGCAACCCCGATCAGCGGGAATACATTTTCGAGAGTGGCCTGGGCCCGGTCGCCCTTGGGAAGAAAATGAACCAGGTGCTCGATACCACTACCGGCGACATCAGCCCTATCGTGATCCGATGCCACCACCAGCTTTCGCTTCGCCTGCGAATACCTCACGCCAGAAGACATCAACTCTTGCACGCGCCACCTTCAAAAAATGAACAACTTCCCTCTGAGGTTGAATTCGCCAAAACGAAATAAATCGGCGAATTCAAGCTTCTAAGAAAAGCATATCAAGGTTATTTGCAGTGCACAATAAGTGATATTTGAGTTTCTCATGAAATAATACTTCGGTTTTTGAAGTATTATACAGATGCCACCAATGAAATATTGGGGGTAGAGGCGCCGCTTATTGCCTTATCGAGCAACGTCATCTGTCGCGCGATGCAGTCCCCCAACCGGAAGCGCTGCTCGATCGTCCGTCGAGCGGCCGCGCGCATCTCGGTATGCCTTTCCGGATGACGGAGCGCTTCCGAAAGAGCCC
The nucleotide sequence above comes from Ensifer adhaerens. Encoded proteins:
- a CDS encoding DUF6212 domain-containing protein gives rise to the protein MSSGVRYSQAKRKLVVASDHDRADVAGSGIEHLVHFLPKGDRAQATLENVFPLIGVAFSKEGEEDLAEQLVSLRALGTVPDFPVKRLSVHTATESAALIQALVDGGVGRLARFSSAITSELALLRRERETLLENYRALEDAFQARNWEPVTEVFAHDPYVDPKDEGVGHLIANAFVEQLLPVSSHGVAGIALHFNSVPRDGGELVVVLSYVESGEGVAEWAVPFSQLVPTWNFFALPRTCGGGARTLRVRVSTTGSETIGLSLGYPIASEHYTARSETRHADLDLRPLAFRIYTGLPGVKPTRMPNMIAPTALLDGHFIEDYRLSVDLLSQIVDVSVTPVVPEFQTVRFLEHEHAVVCHPLPSGVSAGAVGRAVEPGTISFSASAIVDHPKGAPAAVSFLLAPANSNPRSEVAELARKGSVKPSAFFSGWREVTNQQPININFQLDEPVRQPMDLMILSRAVTDSVDFSWLKVSGFRMVKQSGGASHVK
- a CDS encoding glycosyltransferase, with translation MSSSSDPHDLIAITMPLYGHAALALEAIESALASTLSDCRIAIVVSVDGDPRHETFDQLLLFSAAHPDIHVVFGRNAGPGGARNRAIDYVLENLAEAKAVYFLDADNRVLPGTIETLYRQLRESGAGWVYTNIDTFSVSWRAHYGNHYSRLVHCITDNICDTGSMISIDVFREGIRFNDDRQNGFEDWEFWLSCVEHGFVGTPCHETTFEYRLRAESRFKEANRDRATSVSFLRKRHRALFQRPMLVDFEHEECPRYLFARTEDAAISFFTDPTKQPKRLRLDDIIPAFWANAGEPDNVHFPPFVMAGSGATIDLLLRSRMLPNVLCHLERLSEKANVVFVHLGNDATQRKIEPTFLDAGAEHVGQPDLIFISTALLRDVIRNNALDWFASIGSQQVWPTSAVLNVRFPFPRALPRRTLITPQQVMINCVNAIATSPLRRTAGRRWTWRPPRLMPYSDLHKALRTEIGGSPVLPLGHSEAGKKTAALLVPNASFGGAEKVIYAASRELRAAGYETHLFALGTSRMDVIDEFDASFDYVHFWDQGIPAWGGSGSFLGQDFIAEHHEVDWGALKGQLSGFDLVINNHVMAMHPLIARLRSEGTRTACYLHVVDNTPFKRPAGQPFAAIAHEHCYDAFLTCSEQLKFYLHSFGVPLEKIFAVPNGASFSVPPKVLAEVLQVRRIERKDDRLRILYMGRLDQQKGIDRLAATISELRAAHVPFDARAIGGEILADASFSWTDRLKELGVDVRPPVFASRDLIKALGWADVLVMPSRWEGAPLMIAEAQQLGCVPIATAVGAVDELIVDREDGILICAPSDPQVVRDMVKAIAEVARDRNLLAPIMEGCLRTAARRAWPNSFAEFLGWCDTSVSNSSLSRAKVIRAREASNTGVAAAV